From Gammaproteobacteria bacterium, a single genomic window includes:
- the folB gene encoding dihydroneopterin aldolase, giving the protein MDIIFLRELKVETVIGIWEWERHVTQIVSIDLEMAADVKRAAEADRIDQGLNYKDVAKRVVAFVEGARFQLVESLADAIARIVVQEFRVPWVKVSVAKPGAIEGSKEVGVVIERRTEDYV; this is encoded by the coding sequence TTGGACATCATTTTTCTCCGCGAGCTCAAAGTCGAGACCGTGATCGGCATCTGGGAATGGGAGCGCCACGTGACGCAGATCGTGAGCATCGATCTCGAGATGGCCGCGGACGTGAAACGGGCGGCCGAGGCCGACCGGATCGATCAAGGTCTGAACTACAAGGACGTCGCGAAACGCGTCGTCGCGTTCGTCGAAGGCGCGCGCTTCCAGCTCGTCGAATCGCTCGCGGACGCGATCGCCCGGATCGTCGTGCAGGAATTCCGCGTCCCGTGGGTGAAGGTCTCGGTCGCGAAGCCCGGCGCGATCGAAGGCTCGAAGGAAGTCGGCGTCGTCATCGAACGCCGCACGGAGGACTATGTTTGA
- the folK gene encoding 2-amino-4-hydroxy-6-hydroxymethyldihydropteridine diphosphokinase: MFDVYVGIGSNIDPERHVALAVAALGARFGALRCSDVYRSPAFGFTGDDFLNMVAAFATDADADAVERTLYDIEYEGGRARRGARFSARTLDLDLLLYGALVDPARRVPRDDILHYPFVLAPLADLAPDLRHPLTGRTIRAEWELMRARPVALVRVGPLARAS; this comes from the coding sequence ATGTTTGACGTCTATGTCGGCATCGGCAGCAACATCGATCCCGAGCGCCACGTGGCGCTCGCGGTCGCCGCGCTCGGTGCCCGCTTCGGTGCATTGCGTTGCTCGGACGTCTATCGAAGCCCCGCGTTCGGGTTCACCGGCGACGATTTCCTCAACATGGTCGCCGCGTTCGCGACCGATGCGGACGCGGACGCCGTCGAGCGGACGCTCTACGACATCGAGTACGAGGGCGGACGCGCACGGCGCGGCGCGCGCTTCTCGGCGCGGACGCTCGACCTCGATCTGCTGCTCTACGGCGCGCTCGTCGACCCGGCGCGGCGCGTGCCGCGCGACGACATCCTGCACTACCCGTTCGTGCTGGCGCCGCTCGCGGACCTCGCGCCGGATCTCCGTCATCCGCTGACGGGCCGGACGATCCGAGCGGAGTGGGAGCTGATGCGCGCCCGGCCCGTTGCGCTCGTGCGCGTCGGGCCGCTTGCGCGCGCCTCTTGA
- a CDS encoding multifunctional CCA addition/repair protein, whose translation MEIYEVGGAVRDALLGRPVKERDWLVVGATPADLLALGYKQVGKDFPVFLHPETGEEYALARTERKIAPGYAGFVFDTSPSISVEQDLERRDLTINAMARDRDGRIVDPWGGRRDLAERKLRHVSDAFREDPVRVLRTARFAADLAELGFTVAAETETLMREMVENGEVDALKPERVWKETASALGTARPDVYVAVLRSCGALARVFPEVDALFGVPQPARWHPEIDTGQHLLLALKMAAGLSSRDPTVAFAVLAHDLGKGATPKEMLPKHVGHEERSVELLERLCERLPVPNAYRDLAALVARHHGVVHRAAELRPTTVLKLLSTVDAFRRPDRFDAFLLACEADYRGRAGREDRPYPQAETLKAALRAALGVDARAVAAAGLAGPELGDEIRRRRVDAIRAALAAR comes from the coding sequence ATGGAAATTTACGAGGTCGGCGGCGCGGTTCGCGATGCGCTTCTCGGCCGGCCGGTGAAAGAGCGCGACTGGCTCGTCGTCGGGGCGACGCCCGCAGACCTCCTGGCCCTCGGGTACAAGCAAGTCGGGAAGGACTTCCCGGTCTTTCTGCACCCGGAGACCGGCGAGGAATACGCGCTCGCTCGCACGGAGCGGAAGATCGCGCCCGGGTACGCGGGGTTCGTCTTCGATACGTCGCCGTCGATCTCGGTGGAGCAGGACCTCGAGCGGCGCGACCTCACGATCAACGCGATGGCCCGGGACCGCGACGGCCGGATCGTCGACCCATGGGGCGGCCGGCGCGATCTCGCCGAGCGCAAGCTCCGCCACGTCTCCGACGCGTTCCGGGAGGACCCGGTCCGGGTCCTCCGCACGGCCCGGTTCGCGGCCGATCTCGCCGAGCTCGGGTTCACGGTGGCCGCCGAGACCGAGACGTTGATGAGGGAGATGGTCGAGAACGGCGAGGTCGACGCGCTGAAGCCCGAGCGCGTCTGGAAGGAGACCGCGAGCGCGCTCGGCACGGCGCGTCCGGACGTGTACGTCGCGGTCCTGCGCAGCTGCGGCGCTCTCGCGCGCGTCTTTCCGGAGGTCGACGCGCTGTTCGGCGTGCCGCAGCCGGCGCGCTGGCACCCGGAGATCGACACGGGGCAGCACCTGCTGCTCGCGCTGAAGATGGCCGCGGGCCTCTCTTCCCGCGACCCGACCGTCGCGTTCGCGGTCCTCGCGCACGATCTCGGCAAGGGCGCAACGCCGAAAGAGATGCTGCCGAAGCACGTCGGGCACGAGGAGCGATCGGTCGAGCTTCTCGAGCGGCTCTGCGAGCGCCTCCCGGTGCCGAACGCCTATCGCGACCTCGCGGCGCTCGTCGCGCGCCATCACGGCGTCGTGCACCGCGCGGCCGAGCTTCGGCCGACCACCGTCCTGAAGCTTCTGTCGACCGTGGACGCCTTCAGACGTCCCGACCGCTTCGACGCGTTTCTGCTCGCGTGCGAAGCCGACTACCGCGGCCGTGCGGGGCGCGAGGACCGTCCCTATCCGCAGGCCGAGACACTGAAGGCGGCGCTCCGCGCGGCTCTCGGCGTGGACGCCCGGGCGGTGGCGGCCGCGGGCCTCGCGGGGCCCGAGCTCGGCGACGAGATTCGCCGGCGGCGCGTCGACGCGATTCGGGCCGCCCTCGCGGCGCGCTGA
- a CDS encoding SAM-dependent methyltransferase, producing the protein MNDSRLPPPDPAALERSRTLAALIRDEIAAEGGWIGFDRYMERALYAPGLGYYSAGAAKLGRGGDFVTAPELSDALGRAIAAALGPLLAAMAEPVILELGAGTGRLAAQILDALERRGSGPVAYRILETSAELRSRQQRLLAGRPGVAWLDRLPEQPFDGLIVANEVADALPVACFVKRRGRIVPVGVSAPNGALGWAEGPEQPALTEAVGALEVRLGAPLPEHYRSEIRPVLPPWITALGGTLRRGAMLLVDYGYTRREYYDPARSRGTLICHYRHRALDDPFVYPGLQDITAWVDFSACADAARAAGLEVAGYTTQAQLLIGALGADLLPADAGPAELAALKTLVLPGEMGERFKALLLGKGLDGAGLPGRDFRSRL; encoded by the coding sequence GTGAACGATTCCCGACTTCCGCCGCCCGACCCCGCCGCGCTCGAGAGAAGCCGTACGCTCGCCGCGCTGATCCGCGACGAGATCGCAGCCGAGGGCGGGTGGATCGGCTTCGACCGGTACATGGAGCGGGCGCTCTACGCGCCCGGGCTCGGCTATTACAGCGCCGGCGCCGCGAAGCTCGGCCGGGGCGGCGATTTCGTGACCGCGCCCGAGCTCTCCGACGCGCTCGGCCGCGCGATCGCGGCGGCGCTCGGGCCGCTGCTCGCCGCGATGGCGGAGCCCGTAATCCTCGAGCTCGGCGCCGGCACGGGCCGCTTGGCCGCGCAGATCCTCGACGCGCTCGAGCGCCGGGGTAGCGGGCCGGTCGCGTATCGCATCCTCGAGACCAGCGCGGAGCTCAGAAGCCGGCAGCAGCGCCTGCTCGCCGGGCGGCCCGGGGTGGCCTGGCTCGATCGGCTGCCGGAGCAGCCATTCGACGGCCTGATCGTCGCGAACGAGGTCGCCGACGCGCTGCCGGTCGCCTGCTTCGTGAAGCGCCGCGGGCGCATCGTGCCGGTCGGTGTCTCCGCCCCGAACGGCGCGCTCGGGTGGGCCGAGGGACCCGAGCAGCCGGCGCTGACCGAAGCCGTCGGCGCGCTCGAGGTGAGGCTCGGGGCGCCGCTGCCCGAACACTACCGCTCCGAGATCCGGCCGGTGCTCCCGCCGTGGATCACCGCGCTCGGCGGCACGCTGCGGCGCGGGGCGATGCTCCTCGTCGACTACGGCTACACGCGGCGCGAGTACTACGATCCGGCCCGCAGCCGCGGGACGCTGATCTGCCACTACCGGCACCGTGCGCTCGACGACCCTTTCGTCTATCCGGGGCTTCAGGACATCACCGCCTGGGTCGACTTCAGCGCCTGCGCCGACGCGGCGCGTGCCGCCGGGCTCGAGGTCGCGGGCTACACGACCCAGGCGCAGCTCCTGATCGGCGCGCTCGGCGCCGACCTGCTGCCGGCAGACGCCGGTCCGGCCGAGCTCGCCGCGCTGAAAACGCTCGTGCTGCCCGGCGAGATGGGCGAGCGCTTCAAGGCGTTGCTGCTCGGGAAGGGACTGGACGGCGCCGGGCTGCCCGGCCGGGACTTCCGCAGCAGGCTTTAA
- the tsaD gene encoding tRNA (adenosine(37)-N6)-threonylcarbamoyltransferase complex transferase subunit TsaD — MIVLGIETSCDETGVAVFDGARGIVAEALATQTAIHAPFGGVVPELASRDHIAKLAPMVIGVLGEAGIEARELGAVAYTAGPGLIGALMVGGAFAASLAFGLGIPAVPVHHMEGHLLAAMLETDPPEFPFLALLVSGGHTLLVEVRGLGRYRIVGETLDDAAGEAFDKVARLLSLPYPGGPQLAALAEEGDPESFAFPRPLRNQGLDFSFSGLKTAVRLAVDGYRTAHGGLPDRARADVAAAFQAAVVDSLVGKCAAALEATGLPRLVVAGGVGANRRLRAALAEMGRRLGIAVHYPRPALCTDNGAMIAYAGACRAAGAGGNPHRIVARPRWSLEELAPPGGAEACGAGVPAAKVR; from the coding sequence ATGATCGTCCTCGGGATCGAGACGAGCTGCGACGAGACCGGCGTTGCCGTGTTCGACGGCGCTCGGGGAATCGTCGCGGAGGCGCTCGCGACCCAAACGGCGATCCACGCCCCGTTCGGCGGCGTCGTCCCCGAGCTCGCGTCGCGGGACCACATTGCGAAGCTCGCGCCGATGGTCATCGGAGTCCTGGGCGAGGCCGGCATCGAGGCGCGCGAGCTCGGCGCGGTCGCCTACACCGCGGGGCCGGGCCTGATCGGCGCGCTGATGGTCGGCGGCGCGTTCGCCGCGTCGCTCGCGTTCGGGCTCGGCATCCCGGCCGTGCCGGTCCACCACATGGAGGGCCACCTCCTCGCCGCGATGCTCGAGACGGATCCACCCGAGTTTCCGTTTCTGGCGCTCCTGGTCTCCGGCGGCCACACGCTGCTCGTCGAGGTGCGGGGGCTCGGCCGCTACCGAATCGTCGGCGAAACGCTCGACGACGCGGCCGGCGAGGCGTTCGACAAGGTCGCGCGGCTTCTGTCGCTGCCGTACCCCGGCGGGCCGCAGCTCGCGGCCCTCGCCGAGGAAGGCGATCCGGAAAGCTTCGCCTTTCCCCGGCCGCTTCGAAATCAGGGGCTCGATTTCAGCTTCAGCGGGCTGAAGACCGCGGTGCGGCTCGCGGTCGACGGGTATCGCACGGCGCACGGCGGCCTGCCGGACCGCGCGCGGGCCGACGTCGCGGCCGCTTTTCAGGCCGCCGTCGTCGACAGCCTCGTCGGCAAGTGCGCGGCGGCGCTCGAGGCTACCGGTTTGCCGAGGCTCGTCGTCGCCGGCGGCGTCGGCGCGAATCGGCGTTTGCGCGCGGCGCTCGCGGAAATGGGACGGCGCCTCGGCATCGCCGTACATTACCCTCGGCCCGCGCTTTGCACGGACAACGGAGCGATGATCGCGTACGCGGGGGCGTGTCGGGCGGCGGGCGCGGGCGGGAACCCGCATCGGATCGTCGCGCGGCCCCGGTGGTCGCTGGAGGAGCTTGCGCCGCCGGGCGGCGCGGAAGCGTGCGGCGCCGGCGTGCCGGCAGCGAAGGTGAGGTAA
- the rpsU gene encoding 30S ribosomal protein S21, with the protein MPSVRVRESEHFDAALRRFKRACEKAGILTELRRREYYEKPTQERKRKKAAAVKRHLKRNARTLSRRRRLY; encoded by the coding sequence ATGCCAAGCGTCCGAGTAAGAGAAAGCGAACATTTCGATGCGGCGCTCCGCCGATTCAAGCGCGCCTGCGAAAAGGCGGGTATTCTGACAGAGCTGCGCAGGCGAGAGTACTACGAAAAGCCCACGCAGGAGCGCAAGCGCAAGAAGGCCGCGGCCGTGAAGCGCCATTTGAAACGTAACGCACGCACGCTGTCACGGCGCCGACGCTTGTACTGA
- a CDS encoding pteridine reductase encodes MQLERRSLDGRWALVTGAGKRIGAAIARTLHGAGANVAIHYFRTSAGAEALAAELDAARPGSAVTVGGDLRDLGALERVVADVVARAGRLDVLVNNASSFYPTPLGSITETEWHDLIDSNLKAPLFLAQAALPHLKEARGVIVNIVDIHAQRPLRNHVVYGAAKAGLAMLTRSLAKDLAPEIRVNGVAPGAILWAESGITESARQSILRQIPLKRTGHPDEIASAVLYLVRDATYVTGQILAVDGGRSVGW; translated from the coding sequence GTGCAGCTCGAACGGCGATCCCTCGACGGACGATGGGCCCTCGTGACCGGCGCGGGCAAGCGAATCGGCGCGGCGATCGCGCGCACCTTGCACGGCGCCGGCGCGAACGTCGCGATCCATTACTTCAGGACTTCCGCCGGCGCGGAAGCGCTCGCCGCGGAGCTCGACGCCGCCCGGCCGGGGTCCGCCGTCACCGTCGGCGGCGACCTCCGCGACCTCGGCGCGCTCGAGCGCGTCGTCGCCGACGTCGTCGCGCGCGCCGGCCGGCTCGACGTGCTCGTGAACAACGCCTCGAGCTTCTATCCGACGCCGCTCGGCTCGATCACGGAGACCGAGTGGCACGACCTGATCGACAGCAACCTCAAGGCGCCGCTGTTCCTGGCCCAGGCCGCGCTGCCGCACCTCAAGGAGGCGCGCGGCGTGATCGTGAACATCGTCGACATTCACGCGCAGCGGCCGTTGCGCAACCATGTGGTCTACGGGGCCGCGAAGGCGGGCCTCGCGATGCTGACACGCTCGCTCGCGAAGGATCTCGCCCCGGAGATTCGCGTGAACGGCGTCGCGCCGGGCGCGATCCTCTGGGCCGAATCCGGGATCACGGAGAGCGCCCGGCAAAGCATCCTGCGGCAGATCCCGCTGAAGCGGACCGGTCATCCCGACGAAATCGCGTCCGCCGTGCTCTATCTCGTGCGCGACGCGACCTACGTGACCGGCCAGATCCTCGCGGTCGACGGCGGCCGAAGCGTCGGCTGGTAG
- a CDS encoding aminopeptidase — translation MRVLLKLVGLLALGSTVVSCAVPFYWQAINGQWELLRKRIPIAEVLADPNQDEHVKAMLGKVPEIRRFAVEELGLPRNESYTTYVDLGRPYVVWNVIATEEFSVYPKRWCYPFTGCVAYRGFFDRDSAERFAKALERDGLDVYLGGATAYSTLGYFADPILNTMIGGGVEHIASILFHELAHQKLYIKDDSALSEAFATAVEEYGTERWLETYGDSQTLELYRMKTLHRAEFAALVQRQQNRLREIFSRRDSPEAMRAAKAEAYELMRDEYEALKEAWGGVSDYDRWFDLELNNAALAAVATYRRWLPTLKFRLQQTGPESFYAEMQELATMTSIGRQLVLEGWQAEQDRMLADT, via the coding sequence ATGCGAGTCCTGCTGAAGCTCGTCGGGCTGCTCGCGCTCGGTTCGACGGTGGTGAGCTGCGCGGTCCCGTTTTATTGGCAGGCGATCAACGGCCAGTGGGAGCTGCTCCGCAAGCGTATACCGATCGCCGAGGTGCTCGCCGACCCGAACCAGGACGAGCATGTCAAGGCCATGCTCGGCAAGGTGCCGGAGATTCGGCGCTTCGCGGTCGAGGAGCTCGGCCTGCCGCGGAACGAAAGCTACACCACCTACGTGGATCTCGGGCGCCCGTACGTGGTGTGGAACGTGATTGCCACGGAGGAGTTCTCCGTCTACCCGAAGCGCTGGTGCTACCCGTTCACGGGGTGCGTCGCGTACCGCGGTTTCTTCGACAGGGACAGCGCCGAGCGCTTCGCCAAGGCGCTCGAGCGCGACGGGCTCGACGTGTATCTCGGCGGCGCCACCGCGTACTCCACGCTCGGCTACTTCGCCGATCCGATTCTGAACACGATGATCGGCGGCGGCGTGGAGCACATCGCCTCGATCCTGTTTCACGAGCTCGCCCACCAGAAGCTCTACATCAAGGACGACAGCGCCCTGAGCGAAGCGTTCGCCACGGCGGTCGAGGAGTACGGGACCGAGCGCTGGCTCGAGACCTACGGCGACAGCCAGACGCTCGAGCTCTACCGTATGAAGACGTTACATCGCGCGGAGTTCGCCGCGCTCGTGCAGAGGCAGCAGAACCGTCTGCGGGAAATCTTCTCCCGGCGGGATTCGCCCGAAGCGATGCGCGCCGCGAAGGCGGAAGCCTACGAGCTGATGCGCGACGAGTACGAGGCGCTGAAGGAAGCCTGGGGCGGCGTCTCCGACTACGACCGGTGGTTCGATCTGGAGCTGAACAACGCGGCGCTCGCGGCCGTCGCGACCTACCGCCGTTGGCTGCCGACCTTGAAGTTCCGCCTCCAGCAGACCGGCCCCGAGAGCTTCTACGCCGAGATGCAAGAGCTCGCGACCATGACGAGCATCGGCCGCCAGCTCGTGCTCGAGGGATGGCAGGCCGAGCAGGACCGGATGCTCGCCGACACCTGA